A window of Hydrogenophilus thermoluteolus genomic DNA:
CACCGTCAGGGATTCAGGAATCGCGGTTTCGGCCCACTCGGCCAGTTTCGGATGCTCCTTGCGCCAGGTGTCCAGGGCGGCTTTCAAAAGCCGCTCGGCTTCTGCCTTGTCCGGAGCATTGAAGATCGCGCGCAGTGTCGCGGCGACGTGCTTTTTCGCCTCCTGTCGGGTGACGAACTGGCCGGCGTTTTGCTGCAGATGGAACTGGCAACGCTGCCAGGGAACAGAAGGGAACACCGCTTTGCGGGCAGCTTTGAGGCCCGCATGATCATCCGCGATGATGAGCTTGATCCCGTGCAACCCTCTGGCCAGGAGGGATTCCAGGAAACGTCGCCAATTGATCTCGGCTTCCGACGTGGCCACCGTGCAACCGAGCACCCGCCGTTTGCCCGTCGCATCGACGCCGACGGCGATCAAGACGGCACAATCGACGATTCGCCCTTCCAGCCGCACTTTCTCGTAACGGGCATCCAGAAAGAGATAGGGCACTTCGCCCAGAGGACGCTCGCGCCAGGCCGCAAGCCCCTCGTCGAGCCTGGCGGCGGCACGGCTCACCTGGGCGGTGGAGAGCGAAATCTCCGGCCCCAGCAGGCGCTGCAGTACCTCGATCACCCGGCGGGTGGAGACCCCCTGGACGTACATCTCGGCCAGGGCCAGATGCACCGCCTGATCGGTGCGGGTGCCTTTTTCGAGGGCAGAAGGGTAGAAGTCGCCGCAACGCACCTGGGGCACCTGAAAGGTCAGCTCACCAAGGCGGGTGAGTACCGTCTTGGGTTTGTACCCGTTGGCGTAGTCACGCCGTCGCTCACTACGTTCATAGGGCGCCGCTCCAAGGAACTGGGATCGTTCGATCTTGGCGGCTTCATTGACGAGGATGCGCAGAGCCTCGCCGGCACCCTCCAGTCCGTGTTCGAGCAACACAGCATAAGCCATTTCCAAAGGATTGGTTTCGACACGCATCGCCATGATGGGCATACTCCTTTCTCGAAGTCATGGCGTCAGACCGAGCGCCGCGCACTTCCTGCCAGAGGCGCTAAACGGAATTTACAGAAAGGATGGTACACAACCCCCTGTCCCACTGGTTTCGTCGTGAAGAATGGCTCGAAGAGGTGGGGCAGATGTTCCGGTCGGATACCCGGGCCGTTGTCGACGAAATCGACGCGCCAACCGCCATTCTCTTCACGGGCGGTAATCGACAACCGCCCCTCGGGAAGATCGGCTGTCGCGTCCGCGGCGTTCTGGACCAAATTCATCACCACCTGTTGCAGCTGGCCGCTGTTGCCCCAGACGCGCATCGATTCGGGCAACGCCAGATCCACCCGGAACGCGCCACGCACCGACGACGTGACCCAATGAACACCACGCCGAATCACCTCGACCAGTTCGACTTCGTGCATCTCGCCGCCGTCGACCGCCGAAAACCGTTTCAGCGCGTCGACGATGTCGCGGCTACGCTGCGCCCCTTCTTCCAAACCGGCGATCAACCGCGGCAAATCGGCAAGCGCACGGTCGATCTTGAGCTGTTCGCGAAGTGTCTGAATCGCTGGCGCACAAGCTCCCTCGGCGGCACAAGCGGCGAAAAAGCGCTGAAACCGCTCTGCGTACCGTTTCAGCGCCAACACGTTACCCAGCACGAAACTGATCGGGTTGTTGAGTTCGTGTGCCACACCCGCAACCAACCGGCCCAACGACGCCATCTTTTCCGAATGGACCAACTGCCCTTGGGTGCGCTGCAACGCTTCGTGCGCCTCCCGCAGCGCTTCGTAGGCGCGCCGCAACTCCCCAACCGGACGCCCGGTGATCACGACGCCCGACACCCGTCCCGCAAGATCGCGCCGCACCGTACAGTTGAACGAAACCGGCGTAGACGTTCCGTCCGCGGTGACCACCTGGCACTCACAGTCGTGCCGCTCGACCACCGGCATCCCCGTGCCCCCGCAAAACCGCTCTCGGTCCGTATCGGCCAACAGGGAAAAGAACGATGCCCCGATGAGCGTCTCTTGCGCTTGGCCGACCAACCGACTCAGCGCCGCATTCACCGCTTCGATCCGCCACTCGAGGTCGCAGACGATCAGCACGTCGCTGATGCTGTCGAGCACACTGGCGAAAAATTGTCGCAGCGATTCGAGCTCGGCGTTTTTCGTCTCCAGCTCGACTTCGTAGCGCAAGAGGTCTTGGTAGACCTCGTCCATTTTGCGCACCACTTCGAGCCACACCGCGTCATCGCTGTGGTCTGCGTCGTGCTCCGTATCGTTGAAACGTGCCGCCTCTGCCACGCCCCCTGTTCCTCAATGCACGGTACAAACCATACACGGGTCGAACGATCGCACCACGTGGTGCACGAACGGCATCGCCCCCGCACCCGTAGTAAGCCCCTCCAATGCTTTTTCGAGCGGCCCCGGTTGCCCCGTCTGGTCACGCGGTGAGAAATTCCACGTCGTGGGTGCGATGATCTGATAGCGCTGGATCCGTCCGTTCGCCACCTCCAGCCAGTGGCCCAGCGCGCCGCGCGCCGCTTCGACGAGCCCGACGCCACGCCCTTCATTGGGCCAAACGACCGGTTCGATGAACGGCGCTTTGACGTCGATCTCCGTCAGCCACGCTTCGACCCACTGTACGATCCGCGCGCACTCCCAGAGCCGCGCGATGACCCGGCTGAAGAGGCTCCCCCCCCAACGCTGCACGAGATCGCGGGCAAGCGGCACGCCGGCGACCACCGCCCGCGCCAACGCCCCTGTCTCGGCCGGCGCGCCGTGATACCGCGGCGCTTTGCACCAGCTGTACGCGTCAGGCCGTTCGAGCCACGGCACGGTTTCGCCCTCGGCAGGGTGACTTGCCGCCCCACCCAACCACGAAGCCGCGACCTCCTCGACGATCGCCGCTTCATCGAGCGGCACAGACGCTGCGGTGGCACGCTCCCAAACGCCCGCTGGCCAGGCGCGGTAGGCACCATAAGAAAGAAAACGGTCGTACGCCCGACCAACGGTGAAGAGTTCGAGCGCATGCGCCACCTGGATGAAGAACGCGGCGTCGCTTTCCCGCCCCTCTGCCCATGCCAAGAGCGCATCGGCGGAGTCGAGCGCCAAGACCGCATCCAGCGTATCGCCAAAAAGCGACTCGGTGAGGTAGCGCCGCATCTGCCCCACCATGCGCAGCAATTCGCGCTGCTCCATCGCATGGATCGTCCGGGTCGTCCCACTCGGCTGCACCGCCAAAGTGTGCGGCCAGCGCCCGGCCAACAACCCCACCAGATGGAACCACTGTGCCCGCGCCGCCAACCACCGCGCGGCGCTTTCCCCGCGGTACGGTGCGAAGCGCCGCACCGCAGCATCAAACCACGGCATGGTGCGATACGCCGAATGGGTAAAGTCCGGCATGAAAAAGAGGAAAAAATGGGTGAGATGATCCGCAAGATTCTCCACCGCCAAGACGGTCTGCGCGACCAACGCCCCGTTGGGCACCGGTTTGATGCGCGCCCAGTCGGCGAGCGCTTGCGCAGCAGCCATCGATTGCGCCACCGAACAGATTCCGCAGATCCGCGGCACGATCGTCAGCGCATCGAGCGGCGCGCGACCTTGCAAAATCCGTTCGAACCCGCGAAAAAGCGGCGAATTGACCTGCGCACGCGTAACAAATCCGGCGGCATCGAGCGTGAGGGTCACCTCCAGGTCCCCCTCGACGCGGTTGAACGGCCCCAACCGCACCGTCGTCATGGTTTCGGCTCCTTCCCGCGCTGCCCCGGCAGTTCGACGACGCGGTCGGAAAGCGCGTTGCGGCGCACCCGCTTCGGGGTCGCCGATTTCGACAACGCAGCGAGCGCGACGAACCAGGCCTTCGGCATATCCGTAGGAAGCCCCACCGGGATCCCAGCCACCTTTGGCGTCTCCTGAAAGGGATGACCAGGCGCTTCGAACCCAGGCTCCGTGCAGGCGATGCACGGATAGCCGCCTTTGAGACACGAGCCGTTGCCATTCCACGGACGCTGATTGCAGTCGGCATGCGCCTGCGTTCCCTTGCACCCCAGGTGTTCCATCATGCAGCCCAACTGCCCCAGCGTCTCGGCGCTCGCTTTGAATTCGTAATACTCGTTGCGCGGGCAGCCGTGATGAACGAGGTGTTGCGCATAGAAGAGCGGTCGTCCCCACGGGTCGAGATCGTCGACCGTCACTACACCATCGGCCAGCGCGATCAACCATTCGACCAGCCACGCCGGGTGAATGGGGCACCCCGCCACATTGATCACCGGCCACCCTTCTCGCGAGCGATACTGCTTGCCCAGCAGGCCACCGCGCTGCTTTTCGGTGAATTGCAGGCCGCACGACTGCCACAGGGTGTCGTGCATCGCCGCACCGAACCCACCCCACGCCGCACACGAGCCAACAGCGATCACCCATCGCGCGTGCTTCGCCAACCGCTTGACCCACTCCGCACAGCTGTGGGTGCCCCCCAAACGATGAAACGCACCGCTGCCATTGGGACCCAGCAACATCGCCCCTTCGACGCAGAGCACGTCGAACGGTTCGTCCCCATTGGCACACGCTTCCAGTCGTTCAAGAACGGTGTCACCCCCTTCGAACGAAAACGCAGGGTGCCATACCCAGTCGATCCCACCGCTTTCCAGCACGGAAAAGCAATCGTCGGGTTCCCAACAGAGCAACGATTGGCTACAGCCCCCACACCCGGCGCTTTGCAGCCATAACACCCTGAGGCGAGGCAACGCCGTATCGCCGTTCGGATCATCCGCCACCGCTCTGCCCCTCTTCGTTCAGTAACCCCAACCGTGTCATCTTATTGCGCAAACCCACCCGAGACAACCCCAACGCCCGCGCGGTTCGCGACAGATTTCCGCGGTGTGAGGCGAATGTCTCGGCGATGATCGCTTTTTCGATCGCTTCGAGCCGCGCGCGCAGCGACCCTTTCGCCCCACCGATGATCTCCGTGAACGGGGACGATTCCGCTGTCGTCCTACCCTCCGAACCCCGCCCCGTCGTCCCGGCAACGGCGATCCGTGGCGACAGGTGGCGTTCGTGCAGCCATCCGTCTTCGCTCAACACGGCGAGACGCAAGATTTCGTTCGCCATTTCCCGCACATTCCCCGGCCATGAATAGGCAGTCAACCGTTCGAGACAAGCAGGGGTGACGCCGTGAAGCCTTTTTTGCAGGCTTTTTTCCGCTTCTGCAACCAGATGGTCGACCAGAACGGGGATATCGACTTGCCGCTCGCGTAACGGTGGCACGTGGATCGCAAAGGTCGCCAAGCGGTAGTAGAGATCCTCGCGAAACCGTCCGGCTTGCACCTCTTCGGCCAAATTCCGGTTCGTCGCCGCCACCACGCGGACGTTTACCCGAACCGGTTTGTTCCCGCCCAGCGGCCGAAACTCACCCTCTTGCAACACCCGCAGCAGTTTCACCTGAAATGCGGGACTGGTGTCGCCGATCTCGTCGAGGAACAGCGTTCCCCCGTCCGCTTGCTGAAAAAGGCCCGCACGGTCTTCGTTGGCTCCGGTGAAAGCGCCCTTGCGATAGCCGAAGAGCTCGGACTCCAGCAGCGTGTCGGGGAGCGCGCCACAGTTCTGCGTCACGAACGGAGCTTCGCTGCGCGGACTGCTGTAGTGCAAGGCTCGGGCCACCATCTCTTTTCCGACCCCTGACTCTCCGGTGATCAACACGGGAAAATCATAGGTCGCCAGCCGGGCCACCAGTTGCCGAATCTCCGCCAACGGGCTTTGCGGTGCGCACAAAATCGCGTCACACCCCAACCGATGGTACACCTCGGTCCGTTTCTGCGCCACTTGGCCCGCCAGATAGGGCGCTGAGACACGCAATTCCTGCGTCAACCGTTCGTGTTCGCGTATCAGACGCCAGAGCTCGGCCGCGCGCCGCAATACCAACAACAGTTGCTCGGGCTGCCACGGCTTGAGCAGAAATTGCCAGATACCGGCGTCGTTGATCCCGGCGATGATCGCCTCCGCGTCCGTATATCCCGAGAGGATGATCCGAATCGCCTGCGGCCAACGCTCACGGACCTCTTTGAGAAACGCCACGCCAGACGTCCCCGGCATCCGTTGATCGCACAACACGATCGCAATCGGGGCACGCTCTGCCCACGTCGTCAAGAGTTCGCGCGCCGCCTCTGCATTCGTTGCCGTGAAGACGGTGAACTCCTCTTCGACGGTGCGTTCGATCGCTTCGAGCGAACGCACTTCGTCATCGACCACCAACAACCCCAGCGGCGGTTGCGCTTCGCCCATCGTTCCCCTTCAACCTTCCCATGCGCCTGACCCTGCAGAATCTATCACAAGCACTTTACGTCCGAATTTTTTGCCTATAATGGCAACACGAGGAGGAGGAACCATGACCACCGAACGACAGCGCACGGCACCCGGGTTGCTCGCAGCGCTTCACCAAGCACGTTCGCGGTTTGGCCGTCCGCTCGACGCCCAAGCGCTCGCGGAACTGAGCACCGCATTTTCTTTACCGCCAGGCGAAATCGCCGCAACGGCCTCGTTCTACCACTTCTTCCAAACCCCACCGGCGCGCTACCAGATCCACTTCGTCGATCACGTCGTCGACCACCACGCAGGGGTTGCCGCGCTCTGCAACCACCTCTGCGCCGCGTTCGCGATCCAACCCGGGCAACGCACCGCCGACGCGCGCTTGTTCGTCGGCTGGACCGCGTGCGCGGGCCTTTCGGATCAGGCCCCGGCAGCGCTCATCAACGGTCGACCGATGCCCCGACTCGACGCGGCGCGCATCGATGCGCTCATCGAAAAAATCCAAGCGCAGATACCGATGGACCAATGGCCTACCGAATGGTTTGCGGTCACCAACGCGATCCACCGCCACGGCCCACTGCTGACCTGGCTTGACACGACACCTGCCGAAGCGGTATTCGAACACCCCACAGCGCACGATCCCGACGCGATTCTCCAGGCGGTTACCGACGCCGGTCTGCGGGGCCGTGGCGGCGCGGGCTTTCCCACCGCAACCAAATGGCGTTTTTGCCGCGAAAATGCCGACCCCGAACGATTTCTCATCTGCAACGCCGACGAAGGCGAACCGGGTACTTTCAAGGATCGGGTGCTGCTCACCCGCTACCCGGAGCACCTCTTTGCCGGAATGATCCTCGCCGCGCGTGCGATCGGTGCCGACAAAGCAATCCTGTACCTGAGGTACGAATACCAATATCTTCTGCCCCAACTCGAAGCGGCGCGCGAGCGCATCGCCTCCGCCCAAGCGACGGTGCCGCAGGCTGAGCGCGTCACCCTCGAAATTGCGCTCGGCGCTGGCGCGTACGTCTGCGGCGAAGAGTCGGCATTGATCGAATCGCTGGAAGGAAAACCGGGTCGTCCCCGAGTCCGCCCCCCGTACCCGGTGACGCAGGGATACCTGGGGCACCCCACGGTCGTCAATAACGTCGAAACGCTCGTTGCGGTTGCTGCGATCGTCGGGAACGGCGCTGCGTGGTGGCGCGCGCTGGGCACCCCCGATTCCTCGGGCCCGAAGCTCTTCTGCGTGAGCGGCGACGTCGCCCAGCCCGGCCTCTACGAATTTCCCTACGGGGTTGCGCTCGGTGACGTGGTCACCGCCGCGCGCCCACTCGGTACCCGGTACGCCGTTCAAGTCTCTGGTCCGTCCGGTACGCTCCTACCGGCCACCCCTGAGCAATTGGCGCGGCCGCTCGCGTTCGAAGCACTTCCCTGTAACGGCACCGTGATGGTCTTCGACGTCCGCCGCGACCCAGTCGCGATCGTCCACCACTTCGCGCGTTTCTTCGCGCACGAAAGCTGTGGCTTTTGCACCCCCTGCCGGGTGGGCACCCAGCTCATCGCCAAAACCTTCGAGAAGATCGCGGCTGGCTACGCGACACGTTTCGACCTCGAACGGCTCGCCCCCGCGCTCGAAGCGATGCGGCTGGCGAGCAATTGCGGTTTCGGCCTTTCTGCGGGCAACCCGGTGCGCGACCTCATCGCGCACTTCCGGCAACAACTCGAAGCGCAGCTGCAGCCCCACGACTTCATCCCCGCCTTTTCGCTCGACGCCGAACTCGCCGCGACGCGCCGCCTCACCGGCCGCGACGACCCGCACGCCCACTTGGCGCAATTCGAACAACCGGAGGTGACACGATGACCCCCCACCACGCTACCCGCGCCTACCCCAAAGAGGTCTGCTGATGCGCCCGACTACGCCCCCTTTCGCCAGCGAAACCTTCACCCTGGACGAGGAATCGATCCCGTTCGTTCCCGGACAAACCGTCCTCGAAGCGGCGCTTGCGGCAGGACGGTACATCCCGCACCTCTGCTGGCATCCCGAGATGGGCAATCACGGCTCGTGTCGACTCTGCGTCGTCGAAGCCAATGGCCGCATTCAGGCCAGTTGCGCGCTCCCGGCGCAACCGGGACTCCAAGTGGTGAGCAAAAGCGAGACGCTTACCCGCGTGCGGCGCACGCTCCTGGAAATGCTCTTTGCCGAAGGCAACCACTTCTGCCCCGGCTGCGAAAAGAGCGGGGATTGTCTGCTGCAAGCGCTCGCCTACGCCCATGGGATGACCGCGTCGCACTTCGACCCCTTCTACCCGCAGCGCCGAATCGACGCAAGCCACCCCGACCTCTGGCTCGACCCCAACCGCTGCATCCTGTGCGGACTCTGCGTGCGCGCCAGTCTGGCCGAAGGGAAAGAGGCGCTCGTGATCGGCGGACGCGGCATCGCGTCGCGGCTTCTGGCGACGAGCGCAAGCGGGCGCCTGGGCGACACGGCGCTTGCCGCAACCGACCGCGCCGCCCGGATCTGCCCAGTGGGCGCCCTCAACTTCAAAGCGGCGGGATTCACCACCCCGATCGGCAAACGACGTTTCGACCACCGCCCGCCTGAAGCGATGAGCGACAAGGAGCGCTACACATGACCTCTGCCGCACCCTCCGCGATGCCTCCCCGAAAAATCCGCATCGCCACCGCTTCGCTTGCCGGTTGCTTCGGTTGTCACATGTCGTTTGCCGACATCGATACGCGCCTCCTTGCCCTTGCAGAGTGGGTCACGTTCGACCGTTCGCCGCTCACCGACTGGAAAACGGTTGGCGAATGCGACATCGCGCTCATCGAAGGGGGCGTGTGTAACGCGGAAAACGTCGAGGTGTTGCGTGCCTATCGTCGTGCCGCGCGGATCCTGGTCGCGGTGGGGGCCTGCGCAATCAACGGCGGGCTACCTGCGCAGCGCAACCAGCATCGCGTAGAGAGGCTCCTTACCCAAGTCTTCGAAGCGGATCGCCACCTCGCGCCCGGCAGCCGCGTACCCAACGACCCGGAATTGCCGCTCCTCCTCGAACATGTCCATCCGATCCACGAAATCGTCCGCGTGGACTACTACCTACCCGGCTGCCCTCCTACAGCGGAAGTGATCTGGACCTTCCTCACTGACCTGCTCGTTGGCCGCGAACCCCACTTCCCGTACCCGACGCTGCGCTACGATTGAGAGGCACCATGACCCAGCACGCCCCCCAAGCCGTTTCCCCCCGCCCGTCGCTGCCTGCTAACGCCACCCGACGGGTTGCGATCGACCCGCTCTCCCGCGTCGAAGGCCATGGCAAGGTCACCATCTGGCTCGACGACGACGGGCAAGTGGTCGAAGCGCGACTGCACATCGTCGAATTTCGCGGTTTCGAGGCGTTCATCGTCGGCCGCCCCTATTGGGAAGCGCCGGTGGTGGTACAACGCCTCTGCGGCATCTGTCCCGTTTCGCACCATCTGGCCGCGGCCAAAGCGCTCGACCGTCTGGTCGGTGTCACGCAACTGCCCCCCACCGCCGAAAAGATGCGGCGGCTGATGCACTACGGCCAGGTGCTGCAATCGCACGCGTTGCACTTCTTCTACCTCGCGGCGCCCGACCTCCTTCTGGGGTTCAGCGCCGACCCCGCGCAGCGCAACGTCTTCGGTTTAGCCGCACAAAAACGGGAATTGGCGCGCCAAGGAATCCTGGTGCGCCAGTTTGGTCAGGAGTGCATCGAAGCCACTGCGGGCAAACGGATCCATGGCACGAGCGCCGTTCCAGGCGGCATCCACAAAAATCTGAGCCGCCGCGAACGAATGGCACTCCTTTCCCGCGCGCCCGAAATCCGGAGTTGGTGCGAAGCGGCGGTAGCGCTCATCGAGCGCCTCTTTACCGAGCATGCGCCCTTTTTTGCCCAGTTCGGTTCGTTCCAGACGAAGACCTTTTCGCTCGTTGCCGCCGACGGCAGCCTCGACCTCTACGACGGTACGTTCCGCGTCAAAGAGGCAAACGGCGCGATCCTCATCGACCACTACGACCCCAACGACTACGACCAACTCCTGGTTGAAGCGGTGCGGCCGTGGAGCTACATGAAGTTCCCCTACCTCAAGGCCTACGGCGAACCCGACGGGTTTTACCGTGTCGGCCCATCGGCGCGGCTCATCAATTGCGATCGTCTCACCACGGCGCGTGCCGAAGCCGCGCGACAGCGCTTTCTCACATTCGACCAAGGCACTGTGGCGCACAGTACGCTCGGCTACCATTGGGCGCGACTCATCGAAATGCTCCACTGTGCCGAACTGATCGAGGCACTCCTGACCGACGCCGATCTGGAAGGGGGAGAACTGCGCGCGCGCGGCCAACGCCAACACCGGGGTGTCGGCGTGATCGAAGCGCCCCGCGGCACCCTCATCCACCATTACGAAGTGGGGGACGACGACCTCATCACCTATTGCAACCTCATCGTCTCCACCACCCACAACAACGCGGTGATGAACCAGGCGGTCACCACCGCAGCGAAAGCCTTCCTCTCCGGCGTGACGCTCACCGAAGCGCTGCTCAACCACATCGAAGTAGCGGTGCGCGCGTTCGATCCGTGTCTTTCGTGCGCGACCCATGCGCTCGGACAGATGCCGCTCGTCGTCTCGCTCCACCATAAAGACGTCCCCACCCCCATCGACATGCTGGTTCGCCACAGCGACGGCACGATCGAGCGCCCCACGGCAGCGCCAGCGCTCGGGACTAAGGGTACATGACAACTCAGTACCCGGAACGGCCGTTGCTTCCCGCACCACCGCCCCCCGGTGCAATCCTCATCCTCGCCTGCGGCAACGACCTGCGGGGCGACGACGCGCTGGGCGCCCGTTTCGTTGCCGAAATCGAAAGGCAAAAGCAAACCCTCCCCCCCGCTTGGCGGGACGCGATCGTCACCCATTGGCAACTGCAATGGGGCCCCGAAACGGCGCTCCTTCTGGCGAACCGGCACACGGTCTGCTTCGTCGACGCGTACGCCCCCAACGGGATCGAAGCGTCGCCGCACGGCGCCGAACGCGCCGCAGCGCCCCCTTTTGTAGTCACCCGCCTGGAACCCCCTGACGGCACGCTCGCCCCGCTTCTTGCCAGCGTCGGCACACACCAAGTCTCGCCCATCGCACTGCTTGCTGCCGCTCGACTCCTGGGCTTGGCGCTCCCTGCGTCGCTGTGGCAAATCGCGATCCGGGGGGAGCACTTCACGTTGGGCGCTCCCCTCTCTGCGCTTGCCTCCCGTGCGCTTGCCGAGACGCTCACCTGGTTTTGGCCGTGGCTAGTGGGGGAAACCCCAATTTGCACAAATGGCACCATCACACTAAACTGATTACACAGTTTTTTCACCCACGAAGAGGAGGTAGCTGATGAAACCCATGAAATGGCTCACCGCATTGGCAGTCACCGCAACGGTGGCCAGCGCGCCGGTCACCCACGCGGCGCAATTCGTCACCATCGGCACGGGCGGCGTCACCGGCGTCTATTACGCTGCGGGTGGCGCGATCTGCCGTTTGATGAACAAAGATCGTGCCCAACACGGCATTCGGTGCTCGGTGGAGAGCACCGGTGGTTCGGTCTATAACATCAACACCATCCGGGCGGGCGAACTCGATTTCGGCGTCGCGCAATCCGACGTTCATTACAACGCCGTCAAAGGGTTGAAGCAGTTCAAAGACGCTGGCCCGATGACCGAGCTGCGCGCGGTCTTTTCGATCCATCCTGAGCCGCTCACCGTCGTTGCGCGGCCCGATGCCGGAATCAAAAACTTCCAGGATCTCAAAGGCAAGCGCGTGAACGTCGGGAACCCCGGCTCCGGCCAGCGGGCGACGATGGAACTCCTCGTTCCCGCGATGGGGATGAGTTTTTCCGATTTCGCGCTCGTTTCCGAACTCAAGGCGGACGAACACGGCGCAGCCCTCTGTGACAACAAGATCGACGCGTTCGTCTATGTCGTGGGTCACCCGTCCGCGAACATCCAAGATCCCACCACCACCTGTGGCGCCAAACTGGTCAATGTCACCGGTCCCGGCGTGGACAAGTTGATCGCGCAATACCCCTACTTTGCGCCGGCAACGATCCCCGGCGGCATGTACGCGAACAACCCCGATCCGGTGAAAACCTTCGGGGTGGTCGCCACGCTGGTCACTTCGGCGAAAGTGCCGGCGGACGTCGTCTATCAACTGGTCAAAGCGGTCTTCGAGAACTTCGACGACTTCAAGAAGCTGCACCCGGCCTTCGCCCATCTCGATCCGAAAGACATGATCAAGAACGGGCTCTCGGCGCCGCTGCATGAAGGCGCGGTGCGCTACTACAAAGAGAAGGGCTGGATGTAATCGTTTAGAGGACGACCATGGCGGAAAAACACCACGAACTCACCCCGGAAGAACTGAAACGCATCGTTGCGGAAGCAGACA
This region includes:
- a CDS encoding TAXI family TRAP transporter solute-binding subunit, with the translated sequence MKWLTALAVTATVASAPVTHAAQFVTIGTGGVTGVYYAAGGAICRLMNKDRAQHGIRCSVESTGGSVYNINTIRAGELDFGVAQSDVHYNAVKGLKQFKDAGPMTELRAVFSIHPEPLTVVARPDAGIKNFQDLKGKRVNVGNPGSGQRATMELLVPAMGMSFSDFALVSELKADEHGAALCDNKIDAFVYVVGHPSANIQDPTTTCGAKLVNVTGPGVDKLIAQYPYFAPATIPGGMYANNPDPVKTFGVVATLVTSAKVPADVVYQLVKAVFENFDDFKKLHPAFAHLDPKDMIKNGLSAPLHEGAVRYYKEKGWM
- a CDS encoding Ni/Fe hydrogenase subunit alpha, with translation MTQHAPQAVSPRPSLPANATRRVAIDPLSRVEGHGKVTIWLDDDGQVVEARLHIVEFRGFEAFIVGRPYWEAPVVVQRLCGICPVSHHLAAAKALDRLVGVTQLPPTAEKMRRLMHYGQVLQSHALHFFYLAAPDLLLGFSADPAQRNVFGLAAQKRELARQGILVRQFGQECIEATAGKRIHGTSAVPGGIHKNLSRRERMALLSRAPEIRSWCEAAVALIERLFTEHAPFFAQFGSFQTKTFSLVAADGSLDLYDGTFRVKEANGAILIDHYDPNDYDQLLVEAVRPWSYMKFPYLKAYGEPDGFYRVGPSARLINCDRLTTARAEAARQRFLTFDQGTVAHSTLGYHWARLIEMLHCAELIEALLTDADLEGGELRARGQRQHRGVGVIEAPRGTLIHHYEVGDDDLITYCNLIVSTTHNNAVMNQAVTTAAKAFLSGVTLTEALLNHIEVAVRAFDPCLSCATHALGQMPLVVSLHHKDVPTPIDMLVRHSDGTIERPTAAPALGTKGT
- a CDS encoding 2Fe-2S iron-sulfur cluster-binding protein: MRPTTPPFASETFTLDEESIPFVPGQTVLEAALAAGRYIPHLCWHPEMGNHGSCRLCVVEANGRIQASCALPAQPGLQVVSKSETLTRVRRTLLEMLFAEGNHFCPGCEKSGDCLLQALAYAHGMTASHFDPFYPQRRIDASHPDLWLDPNRCILCGLCVRASLAEGKEALVIGGRGIASRLLATSASGRLGDTALAATDRAARICPVGALNFKAAGFTTPIGKRRFDHRPPEAMSDKERYT
- a CDS encoding NADH-quinone oxidoreductase subunit B family protein, whose amino-acid sequence is MTSAAPSAMPPRKIRIATASLAGCFGCHMSFADIDTRLLALAEWVTFDRSPLTDWKTVGECDIALIEGGVCNAENVEVLRAYRRAARILVAVGACAINGGLPAQRNQHRVERLLTQVFEADRHLAPGSRVPNDPELPLLLEHVHPIHEIVRVDYYLPGCPPTAEVIWTFLTDLLVGREPHFPYPTLRYD